CTGGCATGCAGACATACAAGAACCTTTACGCCTATTACGGTATGCTGGAGTATAACCCCACTGAGTTCTCCCGCATCAGGTTTCAGGTGGGTCAAAACAGGGCCTTCTTTGAAGGAACCAACAGGAAGACTGTAAACGAGGTTATACTCCAGTTTAACTTTGCCATAGGTGCCCATGGTGCTCATCCCTTCTAAATAGGAGGTATAAACATGAGGGTGTTAATCTTTCTTTTTCTAGCTCTTTCCCTTTCCTTTGCCCAGCTTAGGGTGGTTGCCACGTATCCCTGGATAGGTGACCTGGTGAAGAGGATAGGTAAGGACAGGGTGGATGTTTTTATCCTAGCAAAGCCTACAGAAGATCCTCACTTTGTAGTTCCCAAACCTTCCTTTATCGCAAGGCTCCGGAGTGCTGACCTTCTGGTAATACAAGGTGCTTCCTTGGAAGTAGGCTTTGTTCCTGTGCTCCTTCAACAGTCTAACAACCCAAAGATACAGCCGGGTAGAGAGGGTTTCCTGGATCTGTCTGGGTTTGTCAGGCTGATAGAAAAGCCTCAAAGCGTGTCAAGGGCCATGGGAGATGTCCATCCTGAGGGTAACCCTCACTACAACCTAGACCCTCATAACATACCCATCCTAGCAAGGGCCATAAAGGAAAAGCTCTGTTCCCTTGACCGTTCAGGGTGTGCTAGCTACGAGGAGAACCTGAGGGTCTTTGAAAGAGAATGGTCTGACAGACTCAGAGAGTGGGACAGAAGACTTTCCGTATTAAGGGGCCAGAAGGTAGTATCGTACCACATGCTCTACGACTACCTTCTCCTTAGGTACGGTGCTCAGCTCGTAGGGACAATAGAACCCCTTCCTGGTATACCACCTACACCAAGGCATACCCAGGAGCTCGTAGGTCTTGTAAGATCCCAGGGAGTCAGACTCATACTCCAGGACGTGTACCACGAAAAGAGGACTGCCCAGTATATAGCATCACAGACGGGCGCGAGGGTAGTAGAGCTCCCGCACGATGGCTACAACCTGGTGGAGCTCTTTAACACCATAAGCATCAAGTTGGAGGAAGCTCTAAGATGATGGACATACTTTGGCCTGCTCTCCTGCTCTCTTTTGTACTCCTTGGCATACATGCTTACTTTGGTAGGGAGATAATAAAAAGAGGTGTCATCTTTACAGATCTTGCAGTGGGCCAGCTCTCAGCCGTGGGTGTTGCCCTGGCCCTCCTTCTAAATTCAGAGATCCATGTCCTTTCTGTGTTATTTGCCCTTTTGGGAGGTCTTTTAGTCCTGCTCTTTGAGAGGTCCCAGTACAAGGAAGCTCTGATAGGCCTTCTCTATGCCCTTGGCGTATCCTCCGTTTACCTTATCCTTTCCAAGTCACCCCACGGTGCGGAGGACTTTTTAAGGCTTACCGCCGCTGATATCCTCTTTGTACCCATGCAGGAGATACTAAAGACGGCAGTGGCTTACAGTTTTATAGGCCTCCTCCTGTTTGTGAGATCTAAGTTCCTTGAGGGTTTCCTGAAAGAGCTTACCTTCTACCTTCTCTTTGCCTTTACTGTATCCAGCTCTGTGAAGTTAGCGGGTGTTGTTGTGGTGTTTAGCATACTCCTTGCTCCTGCCCTGGTAAGCTTGTTCTTGATGGACAACCTTCTCTTCGCCTGGCTATGGGGTGCTGCCGTAAACACTGTAGCCATGATCATCTCTTACAAGCTTGACCTTCCTACAGGATTTAGCGTGGCCTTCCTTCAGGCTCTGTGTTCCCTCTGCGTCTTTTTCTTGAGGATGGTGAAGACCTCGTAGAGTACGGGAAGCAGGAAGAGGCTCAGGGGTAGGCCTGATAGGATACCACCTATTATAGCCACGGCCAGAGGCTTTCTAAACTCTGAACCTGCTGTGAGTCCTAGAGCAACAGGAAGTAGGGCAGCTACTACAGTGAGAGTAGTCATGAGTATGGGTCTTAACCTCTCCCTTCTTGCTTGGAGTATAGCCTCCCTTGAGCTTACACCTTCCTTTTCCAGCTGTAGTATACGTTCAATGAACAGGACGGCATCCCTCACTATTATTCCTATGAGGAGTATGATGCCAAAGTAGGAGGGTACGCTTAGAGATGTACCCGTCAAGGAGAGGAGTCCAAAAGCTCCCATGGCTGCAAGAGGCACCATTAAAAGCACTATGAAAGGAAGTCTATAGCTTTCAAAGAGGCTTGCCAGGATCATGTAAACTCCTAGCAAGGCTACCAACACGGAAAAGCCAAACCCTTGGAACGATCTAGCAAACTCCCTGGCCTGTCCTACCCTTTCGTAGCTGTATCCAGGGGGTAAGTTGGCTTGAAGCCAGCTTTCTACCTCTGACAGTGCACTTGCCAGGTCTTTGCTACCTGAGAGGTTGGCGTATAGGGTAAAGGAGTACTGCCTGTTGAACCTGTTTATCACGTGGTAACCAGGTCCCTGCTGTATCTGAACCACATCGTACAAGGGCACTAGGTTCCCGTTCTTTGCCCTGACATAGACCTTCTTTAGGTTTTCAACCTCTTTGATGAAGTCTTCGTCTGCCTTTATGTAGGCGTTGTAGCTTTCGGATCCTACTTCATAAGTACCTACCTTATACTTTCCAAATAATATCTGGAGCGTGTCTGAAACAGCCTTTACGTCTATGCCCAGATCTGCAAGCTTCTGCCTGTCTGGGATTATCCTGACCTGGGGCTCGTTAAGCCTTAGGTCTGTGTCTACGTCTTTAAACCCGGGCCTGTTTCCAAAATCCCTCATGTAAGCGTCTGCTATCCTTTGAAGCTCTTCTAGGTAAGGGCCCTTTACTACGTACTGAACGTCCGTCTGGCGCCCAAGCCCCAACGATATGGGCGCAGACTCAACGCTCACCCTTACATCCCTAAGCTTGGAAAACTCGTTCCTCAGTTGGTTCATTATGACTGTCATGTGAGGTCTCTTCCCCGATTTGAGGTACACAAAGCCCATTCCACCGTTCACGTCCGGCCTTCCCGCCACACCCTGTCCCATGGCTACACCAAACCTGTCTACGTAAGGGTTTCTGCGCAGTATAGCCTCTATCTCCCTCGTCTTCTGCTCTGTAAAGTCGAAGGAGGATCCTATGGGTGTTTCGAACCTGACTAGGAACCTCCCTTCGTCCACCACTGGGAAAAACTCCTTCTTTGTCTTCTGGAATAGGAAAAAGCCGAGGACAGCAGTAACCAAGGATATGACTATCACAAAAAGCTTGTGTCTCAAAGACCAAAGGAGGGCTTTATCAAACAAGGCTTCAAACTTTGCGTAGGCTCTCATAAACTTGTTCTCATGAGAGACGCCCACGAGCCTAGCCGTGGCCATAGGGGTAAAGCTCAGCGAGACCAGGTAGGATATAGCTATGGCCACTATAAGGGTGAAGACAAAACCCGAGAAGAACTTACCTATGACACCCTTCAGGAACAGAACGGGTAAGAATACCACTATCAGCGAGGCTGTAGAGGCAAGTAGGGCAAAGATTACTATCCTAGTACCGAGCTCTGCGGCCTCCAAGGGATTTAGACCTTCCTGAGCCCTTCTGAAGATGCTCTCCAGGACTACTATGGCATCGTCTATCACTATACCCACGGCCACAGCCATGGCAAGAAGGGTAAAGGTGTTGAGCGAGTCCCCCTTTATGTATAGGAAGAAGATAGTACCAAGGAGTGCCACGGGTATAGCAAAGACAGGCACGAAGGTAACCCTTAAAGAACCCAGGAAGAGATAGACAACCACAGCTGTAAGGAAGCTTCCCATCACTATCTCTTCTATGGCAGCCCTGACGCTGTCCTTTATGAAGATGCTAGCGTCGAAGGTGTAATCAAGGCGCATACCTGCTGGAAGCCTTTTGTTCCACTCTTCCATCTTCTTCTTTACAGCATCTACCACCTGTACCGTGTTGGCGTTGGACTGCTTGTACACCACGATTACTATGGCCTGCTCTCCCATGAACCTTGCCATACCCCTCTTTTCATCCTCTCCAAAGTAGACTTTGGCTACATCCCTGAGTTGTAAGCCATTGGGTAGACTGCTCAGACCAAGATCTTCGGGTTTCTCTGGCTTGCCGTACAGCCTGAGCACGTAATCTCTCTGCGTGCCATAGATACTACCAGCTGGGGAGTTGAGAAGGTTGTTCTGGACTACCTGTGCCACGTCAGAGGGTGTAAGCCCTCTAGCCCAAAGTTTTTCTGGGTTTATCCTAACCCATAGGACGTTATCCCTAAAACCACCAAGATCTACCTCTCCAACGCCGTATATCCTCTCCACATCCCTTCTTATGAGCTTGTCTGCATAGTAGGCCAGGGTTTGGTAGTCAGCCGTCTTTGAGTGGAGGAGCATTACAAACACGGGAACACCGCTCGTGTCTACCTTTCTAACTACAGGCGGGTCTACACCTATGGGCATCCTTCCGTATGCCCTTTGTACAGCATCCCTCACTTCCTGGGCTGCCACATCTACATCCTTTTCCAGGGAAAAGACTACGCTTATCCTAGAGGTTCCGTAGTAGCTTGAGGAGGCTATGTACTCTATCC
The DNA window shown above is from Thermocrinis minervae and carries:
- a CDS encoding efflux RND transporter permease subunit translates to MYRFFIRRPVTSWMLMFSFILLGLYSYFNIPIDRLPNVDFPTVTISTTYNGADAQTVDAVVTRQIEDELATISGIEYIASSSYYGTSRISVVFSLEKDVDVAAQEVRDAVQRAYGRMPIGVDPPVVRKVDTSGVPVFVMLLHSKTADYQTLAYYADKLIRRDVERIYGVGEVDLGGFRDNVLWVRINPEKLWARGLTPSDVAQVVQNNLLNSPAGSIYGTQRDYVLRLYGKPEKPEDLGLSSLPNGLQLRDVAKVYFGEDEKRGMARFMGEQAIVIVVYKQSNANTVQVVDAVKKKMEEWNKRLPAGMRLDYTFDASIFIKDSVRAAIEEIVMGSFLTAVVVYLFLGSLRVTFVPVFAIPVALLGTIFFLYIKGDSLNTFTLLAMAVAVGIVIDDAIVVLESIFRRAQEGLNPLEAAELGTRIVIFALLASTASLIVVFLPVLFLKGVIGKFFSGFVFTLIVAIAISYLVSLSFTPMATARLVGVSHENKFMRAYAKFEALFDKALLWSLRHKLFVIVISLVTAVLGFFLFQKTKKEFFPVVDEGRFLVRFETPIGSSFDFTEQKTREIEAILRRNPYVDRFGVAMGQGVAGRPDVNGGMGFVYLKSGKRPHMTVIMNQLRNEFSKLRDVRVSVESAPISLGLGRQTDVQYVVKGPYLEELQRIADAYMRDFGNRPGFKDVDTDLRLNEPQVRIIPDRQKLADLGIDVKAVSDTLQILFGKYKVGTYEVGSESYNAYIKADEDFIKEVENLKKVYVRAKNGNLVPLYDVVQIQQGPGYHVINRFNRQYSFTLYANLSGSKDLASALSEVESWLQANLPPGYSYERVGQAREFARSFQGFGFSVLVALLGVYMILASLFESYRLPFIVLLMVPLAAMGAFGLLSLTGTSLSVPSYFGIILLIGIIVRDAVLFIERILQLEKEGVSSREAILQARRERLRPILMTTLTVVAALLPVALGLTAGSEFRKPLAVAIIGGILSGLPLSLFLLPVLYEVFTILKKKTQREHRA
- a CDS encoding metal ABC transporter solute-binding protein, Zn/Mn family; this translates as MRVLIFLFLALSLSFAQLRVVATYPWIGDLVKRIGKDRVDVFILAKPTEDPHFVVPKPSFIARLRSADLLVIQGASLEVGFVPVLLQQSNNPKIQPGREGFLDLSGFVRLIEKPQSVSRAMGDVHPEGNPHYNLDPHNIPILARAIKEKLCSLDRSGCASYEENLRVFEREWSDRLREWDRRLSVLRGQKVVSYHMLYDYLLLRYGAQLVGTIEPLPGIPPTPRHTQELVGLVRSQGVRLILQDVYHEKRTAQYIASQTGARVVELPHDGYNLVELFNTISIKLEEALR
- a CDS encoding metal ABC transporter permease, which encodes MMDILWPALLLSFVLLGIHAYFGREIIKRGVIFTDLAVGQLSAVGVALALLLNSEIHVLSVLFALLGGLLVLLFERSQYKEALIGLLYALGVSSVYLILSKSPHGAEDFLRLTAADILFVPMQEILKTAVAYSFIGLLLFVRSKFLEGFLKELTFYLLFAFTVSSSVKLAGVVVVFSILLAPALVSLFLMDNLLFAWLWGAAVNTVAMIISYKLDLPTGFSVAFLQALCSLCVFFLRMVKTS